The following are encoded together in the Bacillus sp. V2I10 genome:
- a CDS encoding TIGR03943 family protein — protein MFRILLLMAFTYFFFHLHASGNITKYINMKYAYLSYSAIFIFALLTAIQAYTYFKTPEDGDCETNCCHHDHHHDKPSSLGRFLLSCVFIYPLIAGFFFPIAKLDSTIVKAKGFTFQNIENSGEFSRNQYLMPDTSVYYGKEGHYDLMHEELKKYSKQASIQLNDVNYLKTLETIYQFPGEFTDKTIQFDGFAFKGESINKNQIFVLRFGIIHCIADSGVYGMLVELPEEVKLKDDEWVQVKGTLSTIYYQPFKSEIPYLKAESWKKINEPKDPYVYRGY, from the coding sequence TTGTTCCGAATCTTGCTGTTAATGGCATTTACTTATTTCTTTTTTCACCTTCATGCTTCTGGAAATATTACAAAGTATATCAACATGAAGTATGCTTACTTGTCTTATAGTGCGATTTTTATTTTTGCCCTGCTAACTGCCATTCAGGCCTATACGTATTTTAAAACCCCTGAAGATGGCGATTGTGAAACAAACTGCTGCCATCATGATCACCATCACGATAAACCGTCCAGTTTAGGCAGATTTTTACTCAGCTGCGTTTTTATATATCCGTTAATTGCAGGTTTCTTTTTTCCGATTGCCAAATTGGATTCTACTATTGTTAAAGCAAAAGGCTTTACCTTTCAAAACATTGAAAATTCCGGTGAATTTTCACGTAATCAATATTTAATGCCGGATACAAGTGTTTATTATGGGAAAGAGGGACATTATGACTTAATGCATGAGGAACTGAAAAAATATTCTAAACAGGCTTCGATTCAATTAAATGATGTTAATTATTTAAAGACCCTTGAGACGATTTATCAGTTTCCGGGCGAGTTTACAGATAAAACCATTCAGTTTGATGGATTTGCTTTTAAGGGAGAATCCATTAATAAAAATCAGATTTTTGTTTTGCGCTTCGGTATTATACACTGTATCGCAGATTCTGGGGTTTACGGAATGCTTGTAGAACTTCCTGAAGAGGTCAAATTAAAAGATGATGAATGGGTTCAAGTAAAAGGTACGTTATCAACTATTTATTATCAGCCTTTCAAGTCTGAAATACCTTATTTAAAGGCTGAATCATGGAAAAAAATCAATGAGCCGAAAGATCCTTATGTCTACAGAGGATACTAA
- the spoIIGA gene encoding sigma-E processing peptidase SpoIIGA: protein MSIYLDVIWLLNFSFDLLLLLLTAILLKRKIWKLRIVIGALIGSSIILLMFTPFASFAVHPFGKLFVSIMMVLSAFGFKRFKYFAQSLFTFYFVTFMVGGGMIGAHYFIQTEIGIFDGILMTNKGGFGDPISWLFVLIGFPAAWIFSRKRLDDLEMKKIQYDQIVSVSIKIGDISFCLKGLIDSGNQLYDPISKSPVMIVDARKAAEYLPDPLISIALQEDVMAALAASEEPHPLEHRVRIIPFRVVGKSNQFLIGLKPDEVIITTADETIQVPKAIVGLNRTSLSPEEEFECIVHPKMLQSGSIQDVS from the coding sequence GTGTCAATCTATTTAGATGTTATATGGTTATTAAATTTTTCCTTTGATTTACTGCTGCTGCTTCTTACCGCCATTCTATTGAAAAGGAAAATTTGGAAGCTGCGGATTGTGATTGGTGCCCTTATTGGATCGAGTATTATTCTATTGATGTTTACTCCATTTGCTTCTTTTGCGGTTCACCCTTTCGGCAAACTCTTTGTCTCAATTATGATGGTGCTGTCAGCCTTTGGTTTTAAACGGTTTAAATATTTTGCACAGTCACTGTTTACCTTTTATTTTGTCACCTTTATGGTAGGCGGCGGAATGATTGGGGCCCATTACTTTATTCAGACGGAGATTGGCATTTTTGATGGTATTCTGATGACAAACAAAGGAGGCTTTGGCGATCCGATCAGCTGGCTGTTTGTCTTAATCGGTTTTCCTGCAGCTTGGATTTTTTCAAGGAAACGGCTCGATGATTTAGAAATGAAAAAAATTCAGTATGATCAAATCGTTTCAGTATCAATAAAAATCGGTGATATTTCATTCTGTTTAAAAGGGCTGATAGACAGCGGCAATCAGCTTTATGATCCTATATCAAAAAGTCCCGTCATGATTGTAGATGCACGGAAAGCAGCTGAATATTTGCCTGATCCCCTTATTTCTATTGCCTTACAAGAGGATGTCATGGCAGCACTTGCAGCTTCCGAGGAACCACATCCGCTAGAGCACAGGGTGCGGATTATTCCGTTTCGGGTAGTGGGAAAGTCCAATCAATTTTTAATCGGTTTAAAACCAGATGAAGTGATCATCACCACTGCAGATGAGACCATCCAGGTACCTAAAGCAATTGTAGGATTAAACCGAACAAGCCTGTCGCCTGAAGAAGAATTTGAATGCATCGTTCATCCGAAAATGCTTCAGAGCGGGTCCATACAAGACGTCTCTTGA
- a CDS encoding permease — translation MKIIVQSGGFQVTKQAFFQMNSIFISILIEAMPFVLLGVFISGIIQIFITEQMVSKFIPKNRFLSVLYGTFIGALFPACECGIIPIVRRLILKGVPLHMGIAFMLTGPVINPIVLFSTYVAFGNNWDIMLYRGGLAIIVSIIVGLIISFQYNSQQLIEKKTLDIHTHDLKGEPHFFHKLLGALQHAVDEFFSVGKYLIIGAFIAAAMQTFIKTSTLLAIGQNELSSSAVMMGLAFILSLCSEADAFIASSFTSTFSTGSIVAFLVFGPMIDIKNTLMMLDAFKKKFVFTLIAYITVLVLIGSLLI, via the coding sequence ATGAAAATTATCGTTCAAAGCGGAGGATTTCAAGTGACAAAACAAGCTTTTTTTCAAATGAATTCCATTTTTATAAGTATTTTAATAGAAGCAATGCCTTTTGTACTTTTGGGAGTATTTATTTCTGGCATCATACAAATTTTCATTACAGAGCAGATGGTTTCTAAATTCATCCCTAAAAACCGTTTTCTTTCTGTTCTTTACGGGACATTTATTGGCGCATTATTCCCTGCATGTGAATGCGGGATTATCCCAATTGTCAGAAGGCTTATTTTAAAAGGAGTTCCCTTGCATATGGGAATCGCGTTTATGCTGACAGGGCCAGTTATTAATCCAATTGTCTTATTTTCAACCTATGTTGCATTCGGCAATAATTGGGACATCATGCTTTATCGCGGAGGTCTTGCAATCATTGTCTCCATTATAGTCGGCCTGATCATCTCATTTCAGTATAATAGTCAACAGCTTATAGAGAAAAAAACTTTGGACATTCATACTCATGATTTAAAAGGTGAACCTCATTTCTTTCATAAACTTTTGGGAGCCCTGCAGCATGCTGTCGATGAATTCTTCTCAGTGGGAAAATACTTAATTATTGGAGCTTTCATTGCGGCTGCGATGCAAACATTTATTAAGACTTCTACCCTGCTTGCGATAGGACAAAATGAATTATCTTCGTCAGCAGTCATGATGGGCCTTGCATTTATCTTATCTCTGTGTTCAGAAGCGGATGCTTTTATTGCATCTTCATTTACAAGCACTTTTTCAACAGGTTCCATTGTTGCCTTCTTAGTATTCGGCCCCATGATCGATATAAAAAATACGCTTATGATGCTTGATGCTTTCAAGAAAAAATTTGTTTTTACATTGATAGCCTATATCACAGTTTTAGTGCTGATTGGCTCACTGCTTATCTAA
- the sigG gene encoding RNA polymerase sporulation sigma factor SigG: MARNKVEICGVDTSKLPVLKNEEMRILFREMQSGELSAREKLVNGNLRLVLSVIQRFNNRGEFVDDLFQVGCIGLMKSIDNFDLGQNVKFSTYAVPMIIGEIRRYLRDNNPIRVSRSLRDIAYKALQVREQLMSKTSREPTAEEISRVLEVPHEEIVFALDAIQDPVSLFEPIYNDGGDPIYVMDQLSDEKNRDSHWIEEIALKEGMRRLNDREKLILRKRFFQGKTQMEVAEEIGISQAQVSRLEKAAIKQMNKNIQN; encoded by the coding sequence GTGGCAAGAAATAAAGTTGAAATTTGCGGAGTAGATACTTCCAAACTTCCAGTCCTAAAAAATGAGGAAATGAGAATTTTGTTCAGGGAAATGCAAAGCGGTGAACTATCAGCAAGAGAAAAGTTGGTAAACGGCAATTTACGCCTGGTTTTAAGCGTCATTCAGCGTTTTAACAACCGGGGAGAGTTTGTTGATGACCTGTTTCAAGTTGGCTGCATTGGACTTATGAAATCGATTGATAATTTCGATCTTGGCCAAAATGTAAAATTTTCAACTTATGCTGTACCCATGATAATAGGGGAAATCAGAAGATATTTGCGGGACAATAATCCAATCCGCGTATCAAGATCTCTTCGTGATATTGCCTATAAAGCTTTGCAGGTCAGAGAACAATTAATGAGCAAAACCTCAAGGGAACCTACCGCTGAAGAGATTTCCCGGGTTCTAGAAGTTCCTCATGAAGAAATTGTTTTTGCTCTAGATGCTATTCAAGATCCCGTTTCTCTGTTTGAACCGATTTACAATGATGGGGGCGACCCGATTTATGTAATGGATCAGCTGAGCGATGAGAAAAACCGAGATTCTCATTGGATAGAAGAAATCGCTTTAAAAGAAGGAATGAGACGGCTGAATGACCGTGAAAAGCTGATTCTCAGAAAGCGTTTCTTTCAAGGGAAAACTCAAATGGAAGTAGCAGAAGAAATAGGTATTTCTCAAGCGCAGGTTTCAAGACTTGAGAAAGCTGCAATCAAACAAATGAATAAGAACATACAAAATTAG
- the sigE gene encoding RNA polymerase sporulation sigma factor SigE, which produces MKKLKLHVTYLWYKLLMKLGLKTDEIHYIGGSEALPPPLSKDEEEILLRKLPGGDQAARSILIERNLRLVVYIARKFENTGINIEDLISIGTIGLIKAVNTFNPEKKIKLATYASRCIENEILMYLRRNNKIRSEVSFDEPLNIDWDGNELLLSDVLGTEEDIITKDLEANVDRKLLLKALQQLNEREKQIMELRFGLQGGEEKTQKDVADMLGISQSYISRLEKRIIKRLRKEFNKMV; this is translated from the coding sequence ATGAAAAAACTAAAATTGCATGTAACCTATCTATGGTACAAATTATTAATGAAGCTTGGCCTGAAAACAGATGAAATTCACTACATAGGCGGAAGTGAAGCGCTGCCGCCTCCGCTTTCAAAAGATGAAGAAGAAATCCTGCTCAGAAAGCTGCCGGGCGGTGATCAGGCCGCGCGCTCCATTTTAATTGAGCGAAACCTCCGATTGGTTGTTTACATCGCCCGCAAATTTGAGAACACGGGCATCAATATTGAAGATTTAATCAGCATTGGAACAATCGGATTAATCAAAGCAGTAAATACCTTTAACCCGGAAAAGAAAATTAAGCTTGCCACATATGCATCACGATGCATCGAAAATGAAATCTTAATGTATTTGCGCCGCAATAATAAAATTCGTTCAGAAGTTTCCTTTGATGAACCTTTAAACATTGACTGGGATGGAAATGAGCTTCTCCTGTCGGATGTGCTTGGAACTGAGGAAGATATTATTACAAAAGATCTGGAAGCAAATGTTGACCGTAAATTGCTATTAAAGGCCCTTCAGCAGCTGAATGAAAGGGAAAAGCAAATTATGGAGCTCCGTTTTGGGCTTCAGGGGGGAGAGGAAAAAACCCAAAAAGATGTCGCAGATATGCTTGGGATATCCCAGTCCTACATTTCGAGGCTTGAAAAAAGAATTATTAAAAGATTGCGTAAAGAATTCAATAAAATGGTCTAA